The Uruburuella testudinis genome window below encodes:
- a CDS encoding phage tail assembly protein, whose product MSDAKQMQEDLGVNKTVILKYPVRLPTGQMLTEVTLRRARVGDIRAVSHLSGDSEQELAIFARLTGLVPEDLDMLDIADYKVLQETFRTTQEQ is encoded by the coding sequence ATGAGCGATGCAAAACAGATGCAGGAAGACTTAGGTGTGAATAAGACCGTTATTTTGAAATATCCGGTGCGCCTGCCTACCGGCCAGATGTTGACCGAAGTCACGCTGCGCCGCGCCCGTGTCGGCGACATTCGCGCGGTATCGCACCTCTCCGGTGATTCGGAGCAGGAGTTGGCGATTTTTGCACGGCTGACCGGTTTGGTGCCGGAAGACCTGGATATGCTGGATATTGCCGATTACAAGGTGCTGCAAGAAACCTTTCGCACCACGCAAGAGCAATAG
- a CDS encoding phage major tail tube protein, with product MPKLNAIYNANVYIDGNNLLGKAAEITAPEIEFTMDEVTGLGLFGTIKLPSGMEALEAEVTWNSFYPEVAARSRNPFKSAQLMIRSNLQTFDAAGLEKEVPMVTTMTGTFGKDALGGFKPKEKAEFSSTFQVNEVRQVADGRELFYYNAFTNTLRVAGQDVLSQMRKNIGA from the coding sequence ATGCCTAAATTAAATGCAATCTACAACGCAAACGTCTATATCGACGGTAACAACCTGCTGGGCAAAGCGGCCGAAATCACTGCGCCTGAAATTGAGTTCACCATGGATGAAGTCACCGGCCTGGGGCTCTTCGGCACTATCAAGCTGCCCAGCGGCATGGAGGCCTTGGAGGCGGAAGTCACCTGGAACAGCTTTTACCCGGAAGTCGCCGCGCGTAGCCGTAATCCGTTTAAATCTGCCCAGTTAATGATTCGCTCGAATCTGCAAACTTTCGATGCGGCCGGTTTGGAAAAAGAAGTGCCGATGGTCACCACCATGACCGGCACCTTCGGCAAGGACGCATTGGGCGGCTTCAAGCCGAAGGAAAAGGCAGAGTTTTCTAGCACCTTCCAAGTCAATGAAGTGCGCCAAGTGGCCGATGGCCGTGAGCTGTTTTATTACAACGCTTTTACCAATACCTTGCGCGTCGCCGGTCAGGATGTGTTGTCGCAGATGCGGAAAAACATCGGCGCTTAA
- a CDS encoding phage tail sheath family protein: MAAAFHHGTETQRVDGGSNAVYTVDGAITAMVGTAPIGAVNELTVCSTIKDFSQFGALTNAGFTLPDAANIWTRYASGVAYVVNVCDPAKHKSQVSDEVLTVDADTLSAKTKHPALQAGYTVSDGDSPLAEGENYTIDTVSGEITFKAKPTEPKISYTYTDPTKVTEEDIIGGYVAATGKRTGLELLTEGYNRYGADAKIVIVPEYDKTAKVAAAAITLADKLKAIAYINAPKATTLSKALEGRGALGTINFQTSSDRVELFFPHVIGTLGVESLATHAAGLRMKTDVEQGYWFSKSNRELRDVTGLDIGLTARADDPQSETNRLNEKGITTVFNSYGTGYRLWGNRLACFPTVSHIKNFEVAQRTGDLIDESIRRAELQYIDRPIDDALLDSLLETVRTYLSTLPSIVGFSLDLDYDYDLADAFSKGQVPIVYEYTPKLPAERISNKSVMTRKYLANLVSGN; encoded by the coding sequence ATGGCAGCAGCATTTCACCACGGCACGGAAACCCAGCGTGTCGACGGCGGCAGCAATGCCGTCTATACCGTTGACGGCGCAATTACTGCGATGGTCGGCACCGCGCCTATCGGTGCGGTCAATGAATTAACCGTTTGCTCGACGATTAAAGATTTTTCCCAATTTGGCGCGTTGACGAATGCCGGGTTTACTCTGCCGGATGCCGCCAATATTTGGACACGCTATGCTTCCGGTGTAGCGTATGTGGTCAACGTCTGCGACCCGGCCAAACACAAATCGCAAGTCAGCGATGAGGTATTGACGGTTGATGCCGATACCTTGTCGGCTAAGACCAAACATCCTGCATTGCAGGCAGGCTACACCGTTTCAGACGGCGATTCACCGCTGGCGGAAGGCGAAAACTATACCATCGACACGGTGAGCGGCGAAATCACGTTTAAAGCCAAACCAACCGAACCGAAAATCAGCTACACCTACACCGACCCGACCAAAGTCACCGAAGAAGACATCATCGGCGGCTATGTGGCGGCCACCGGCAAACGTACCGGCTTGGAATTGCTGACCGAAGGCTACAACCGCTACGGTGCGGATGCCAAGATCGTGATTGTGCCGGAATACGATAAAACGGCTAAAGTGGCGGCCGCTGCGATTACCTTGGCCGATAAGCTGAAAGCCATTGCGTACATCAACGCGCCGAAAGCAACAACGTTGAGTAAGGCGTTGGAAGGCCGTGGCGCATTGGGTACGATTAATTTTCAGACATCAAGCGACCGTGTCGAGCTGTTTTTTCCGCACGTTATCGGTACGCTCGGTGTGGAATCGTTGGCCACCCACGCCGCCGGCTTGCGCATGAAAACCGATGTGGAACAAGGTTATTGGTTCAGCAAGTCAAACCGCGAATTGCGGGACGTGACCGGCCTTGATATCGGCCTGACTGCCCGCGCCGACGACCCGCAAAGTGAAACCAACCGCCTGAACGAAAAAGGCATTACCACTGTATTTAATTCATACGGCACGGGCTATCGGCTGTGGGGCAACCGCTTGGCGTGTTTCCCGACCGTTTCGCACATCAAGAATTTTGAAGTAGCACAACGCACCGGCGATTTGATTGACGAATCCATCCGTCGCGCCGAGCTGCAGTACATCGACCGCCCGATTGATGATGCCTTGCTCGACAGCCTGCTGGAAACTGTCCGCACCTATTTGTCTACGCTGCCAAGCATTGTCGGCTTCTCGCTGGATTTGGATTACGACTACGATTTGGCAGACGCATTCAGTAAAGGCCAAGTGCCGATTGTGTATGAATACACGCCGAAGCTGCCTGCCGAACGCATCAGCAATAAGTCGGTGATGACCCGTAAATATTTGGCCAATTTGGTCAGCGGTAACTAA
- a CDS encoding Gp37 family protein yields MSATRPVIDAVVEHLQAAIPWVVVEAFPERPSEYQFIHPVGAILVGYGGSKFTALEHLGSIAQQRDITLVLTIVGSNLHGDEGTLAILDETRLAIVGFRPPNCLPCHLLAERFLNEDAGAWQYELTVQTETQQVQVYQPKTNPLFTRTRPRESAEPHATDLKLKETP; encoded by the coding sequence ATGAGTGCGACACGTCCGGTCATTGATGCGGTAGTCGAGCATTTACAGGCTGCTATCCCGTGGGTGGTTGTGGAGGCATTTCCTGAGCGGCCGTCTGAATACCAGTTTATCCACCCTGTCGGTGCGATTTTGGTCGGCTACGGCGGCAGCAAATTCACGGCATTGGAGCATTTGGGCAGCATTGCCCAGCAGCGTGACATAACGTTGGTGCTGACCATTGTCGGCAGCAATCTGCACGGCGATGAAGGCACGCTGGCGATTTTGGACGAAACGCGCCTGGCGATTGTCGGCTTCCGGCCGCCCAACTGCCTGCCCTGCCATTTGTTGGCTGAGCGCTTTTTAAACGAAGACGCAGGCGCATGGCAGTACGAATTGACGGTGCAGACTGAAACGCAGCAAGTGCAAGTTTATCAGCCTAAAACCAACCCATTATTTACCCGAACGCGGCCGCGCGAAAGTGCCGAACCGCACGCAACCGATTTAAAACTGAAGGAGACCCCATAA
- a CDS encoding gp436 family protein, protein MYINAENMLKAMSKPELVQLTNDEPRATEPDMAVVDEAIRYACDLVDGYLRGRYPLPLKAVPTVLPPLCINIARHFLHARRINRADFPKPLETTYNATLKTLESIRDGKIHIGVDTLDKQAQPEQGAYHTRGGSRIDMTGY, encoded by the coding sequence ATGTACATCAACGCCGAGAATATGCTCAAGGCCATGAGTAAGCCGGAATTGGTGCAATTGACCAACGATGAGCCGCGTGCGACCGAGCCGGATATGGCGGTGGTTGACGAAGCCATCCGCTATGCCTGCGACTTGGTCGACGGCTACTTGCGCGGCCGCTACCCGCTGCCGCTGAAGGCTGTGCCGACGGTGTTGCCGCCGTTGTGCATCAACATCGCCCGTCATTTCCTGCACGCGCGCCGCATTAATCGGGCAGATTTTCCGAAGCCGCTGGAAACGACCTACAACGCGACTTTGAAGACCTTGGAATCCATCCGCGACGGCAAAATCCATATCGGCGTTGATACTTTGGACAAACAGGCGCAGCCGGAACAGGGGGCGTATCACACGCGCGGCGGCTCGCGCATTGATATGACGGGATATTGA
- a CDS encoding capsid cement protein: MAQTKQVVLVTTITATGEIVKDRFVNFAGAQAKAGEAVLGVAPYDVANGDTAAVDVVGIAVVEAGGEIAAGVEVGADAQGCAVTGAAKIAGTALTAAAGAGETIRVLLKG; the protein is encoded by the coding sequence ATGGCTCAAACCAAACAAGTGGTGCTGGTCACCACCATTACAGCGACAGGCGAGATTGTGAAAGACCGCTTTGTCAATTTTGCAGGCGCACAGGCCAAGGCCGGTGAAGCTGTGTTGGGCGTGGCGCCCTATGACGTAGCCAACGGCGATACGGCAGCGGTTGACGTGGTCGGTATTGCGGTGGTGGAAGCCGGTGGTGAAATTGCGGCCGGTGTGGAAGTCGGTGCTGATGCACAAGGCTGCGCGGTTACCGGTGCGGCCAAGATTGCCGGTACTGCCCTGACGGCAGCGGCCGGTGCGGGCGAAACCATCCGGGTATTGTTGAAAGGTTAA
- a CDS encoding 2-oxoacid:acceptor oxidoreductase, producing the protein MPFQIFKAGTRRDHHGRLVSITADDVAQAAAAYNTASHEAPIVIGHPTDNAPAFGWVRSLRADNGVLSADFSQMDDDFVDLVKAGRYKKVSASFYPPDSPSNPKPGSWYLRHVGFLGAQPPAVKGLSAINFAEDDVYVEFSEAAHGYTASLFVRLREFLIEKFGIDEADKAVPSWQIENLEWAVKSADTSHTPAFADPATPTEPQTHENKETPMSPEEQLAAEKAAREAAEKKAAAAEAELKKLQDEQEQDLRDAAHNANADFAEGLVKNGRLKPADKALMIQVLDFADYPEQTSVDFGEGSNKTTIGEALRQFLRGLPEVLASGHHAKGAAPAATGGLSADFAEAANPDALSHHERAVALAAKAGITYEEAARRTAA; encoded by the coding sequence ATGCCGTTTCAGATTTTCAAAGCAGGCACGCGCCGCGACCATCATGGCCGTTTGGTTTCCATCACCGCGGATGATGTGGCGCAAGCGGCTGCTGCTTATAACACTGCCTCGCATGAAGCGCCGATTGTGATTGGCCACCCTACCGACAATGCCCCTGCTTTTGGCTGGGTGCGCTCACTCCGTGCTGACAATGGTGTGTTGTCGGCCGATTTCTCGCAAATGGATGATGATTTTGTCGATTTGGTGAAGGCTGGTCGCTATAAAAAAGTGTCGGCCAGCTTCTACCCGCCCGACAGCCCGAGCAACCCGAAGCCCGGCTCTTGGTATCTGCGCCATGTCGGTTTTCTCGGCGCACAACCGCCTGCGGTGAAAGGCTTGTCTGCCATCAATTTCGCGGAAGACGATGTGTATGTGGAATTTTCAGAAGCCGCGCACGGTTATACCGCCAGTTTATTTGTCCGCCTGCGTGAATTTTTGATTGAAAAATTCGGCATTGATGAAGCGGATAAAGCTGTACCGAGCTGGCAGATTGAAAATTTGGAATGGGCAGTGAAATCTGCCGATACATCACACACCCCGGCTTTTGCCGACCCTGCAACCCCAACCGAACCTCAAACCCATGAAAACAAGGAGACCCCTATGTCGCCCGAAGAACAACTGGCAGCCGAAAAAGCCGCCCGCGAAGCTGCTGAGAAGAAAGCAGCCGCTGCGGAAGCGGAGCTGAAAAAGCTGCAAGACGAGCAGGAGCAAGACCTGCGCGATGCGGCGCACAACGCCAACGCTGATTTTGCCGAAGGCCTGGTGAAAAATGGCCGTCTGAAACCGGCTGACAAAGCGCTGATGATTCAGGTGTTGGATTTTGCCGATTACCCCGAGCAAACCAGCGTGGATTTTGGCGAAGGCAGCAATAAAACCACCATCGGCGAAGCGTTGCGCCAATTTTTGCGCGGCTTACCAGAAGTATTGGCAAGCGGCCACCATGCCAAAGGTGCTGCACCGGCGGCCACCGGCGGCCTGTCTGCCGATTTTGCCGAAGCGGCCAATCCTGATGCGCTGAGCCATCACGAACGTGCGGTGGCCTTGGCAGCGAAAGCAGGCATCACCTATGAAGAAGCGGCGCGCCGCACCGCCGCCTAA
- a CDS encoding Mor transcription activator family protein has translation MADNRAAELIVDLEEQLVACLVSVSTVDRQTAKVAAKQVSQHISKHWGGQLLYIPKNQAGILSARDAEIWQKFDGRNHAALAQEYDLSMQQIYTIVREAMAIARAKNQQDLFAG, from the coding sequence ATGGCAGACAATCGGGCGGCGGAATTAATCGTGGATTTGGAAGAGCAGCTGGTGGCGTGTTTGGTGTCGGTATCAACTGTTGACCGGCAAACCGCCAAGGTGGCGGCCAAGCAGGTGTCGCAGCATATCAGCAAGCATTGGGGCGGCCAGCTTTTGTATATCCCCAAGAATCAGGCGGGTATACTCTCGGCGCGCGATGCGGAAATTTGGCAAAAGTTTGACGGCCGCAACCATGCGGCGCTGGCGCAGGAATATGATTTGAGTATGCAGCAGATTTATACGATTGTGCGCGAGGCCATGGCGATTGCGCGGGCGAAAAACCAGCAGGATTTGTTTGCCGGTTGA
- a CDS encoding gp16 family protein produces the protein MKETRAAKKRRLIKLIHVAKGQLMLADGDYRALLANASCGKTSSTKLSVDELETVLRRLKARGFVVTTKAQAAGGQADIPVHDNNAQVAMIRSLWLELHRLGAVRDPSERALAKFVQRHTGIAYQGWLGIDNASKIIEHLKKWRNRVRL, from the coding sequence ATGAAAGAAACACGGGCAGCAAAGAAACGCCGTTTGATTAAATTAATCCATGTGGCCAAAGGCCAATTGATGTTGGCCGACGGTGACTACCGCGCCCTGCTGGCCAATGCTTCATGCGGCAAGACCAGCAGCACCAAATTAAGCGTGGATGAGTTGGAAACAGTGCTGCGCCGGCTCAAAGCGCGCGGCTTTGTGGTTACCACCAAGGCGCAGGCGGCGGGTGGTCAAGCGGATATTCCGGTGCATGACAACAATGCGCAGGTGGCAATGATACGCAGCCTGTGGCTGGAGTTGCACCGGCTGGGGGCGGTACGCGACCCGAGTGAGCGCGCACTGGCGAAATTTGTGCAGCGGCACACGGGAATTGCTTATCAGGGCTGGCTGGGGATTGACAATGCATCGAAAATTATTGAACACTTGAAAAAATGGCGCAATCGGGTGCGCCTTTAG
- a CDS encoding HU family DNA-binding protein gives MNKAELIQSVATQSGESKSTVERVLKGFEAAVTDALAAGGDVVLQGFGTFSVADKPERQGRNPQTGEPLTIAAHKAPKFKPGANLKTAVNG, from the coding sequence ATGAATAAAGCAGAATTAATCCAGTCTGTCGCCACACAAAGCGGTGAGAGCAAATCCACCGTCGAGCGTGTGCTGAAAGGCTTTGAAGCGGCGGTAACCGATGCGCTGGCCGCAGGCGGTGATGTGGTGTTGCAGGGCTTCGGCACCTTTTCAGTGGCCGACAAACCGGAGCGGCAAGGCCGCAACCCGCAGACCGGCGAGCCACTGACGATTGCGGCGCACAAAGCGCCGAAATTCAAGCCCGGCGCCAACCTGAAAACCGCCGTCAACGGCTAA
- a CDS encoding DUF3164 family protein, giving the protein MTDLTQYRQDAKGNLVPLANIKEIDLMRDELVMEIVGKAHTVQQQMTAFKADSMADIAAFVQLSADRYDVAVGGKKGNVTLHSFDGQYRVNLSMQDTLVFDEGLLAAKALIDECINEWTEGSRTELKTLINAAFQVDKEGNISTARVLGLRRLAIKDEKWQRAMEALSDSLQVHTSKQFVRVYKRDDAGDYQLVSLDIAKV; this is encoded by the coding sequence ATGACTGATTTAACCCAATACCGCCAAGACGCCAAGGGCAACCTTGTGCCTTTGGCCAACATCAAGGAAATCGACCTGATGCGCGACGAGCTGGTGATGGAAATCGTCGGCAAGGCGCATACGGTGCAGCAACAGATGACGGCGTTTAAAGCGGATTCGATGGCCGATATTGCCGCTTTCGTGCAGCTCTCCGCCGACCGCTACGATGTGGCAGTGGGCGGCAAGAAAGGCAACGTGACCCTGCACAGCTTCGACGGCCAATACCGCGTTAACCTGTCTATGCAAGACACGCTGGTATTTGACGAAGGTTTGCTGGCCGCCAAAGCCCTGATTGACGAGTGTATCAATGAATGGACGGAAGGCAGCCGCACTGAGCTGAAAACGCTGATTAACGCCGCGTTTCAGGTCGACAAAGAAGGCAATATTTCCACCGCCCGCGTACTCGGCCTGCGCCGCTTGGCAATCAAAGACGAGAAATGGCAACGCGCCATGGAAGCCCTGAGCGACAGCCTGCAGGTGCATACCAGCAAGCAGTTTGTACGGGTTTATAAGCGCGATGATGCCGGCGACTATCAGCTGGTCAGTTTGGATATCGCGAAGGTGTAG
- a CDS encoding ExeA family protein, whose amino-acid sequence MKQDFQKIGKSYATAAAEIGCSKPMLVAVVNHGQWPKKGANELREKLKQYFETNGADIPAGLRNEPEAAPAHPNESEDKEMLLRKATLTQAAKQHFGMVKDPFNDEIQSADDVYMTPDVRYVREAMFQTACHGGFVAVVGESGAGKSTLREDLQDRINREGRQIIMIEPYVLAMEDNDQKGKTLKAVHIAEAILAAVAPNVSPKRSPEARFAQIHRALQESAKAGNRHVLVIEEAHGLPIPTLKHLKRFFELKSGFERLLGIVLIGQTELAQKLSENNPAVREVVQRCEVVTLLPLTDGKLAGYLKHKFERAGGDLAKVMDESAIDAVAERLTVKSRTAKGTELNSLLYPLAVNNLVSAAMNMAAELGFDKVDGDAVRGV is encoded by the coding sequence ATGAAGCAGGATTTTCAGAAAATCGGCAAATCCTACGCAACCGCCGCTGCCGAAATCGGTTGCAGCAAGCCCATGCTGGTGGCGGTGGTCAACCACGGACAATGGCCGAAAAAAGGCGCAAACGAATTGCGCGAGAAGTTGAAACAGTATTTTGAAACGAATGGTGCGGATATTCCCGCTGGCCTGAGAAACGAGCCGGAAGCCGCACCTGCCCACCCTAATGAAAGCGAGGACAAAGAGATGTTATTACGAAAAGCAACCCTGACACAAGCCGCCAAGCAGCACTTCGGCATGGTTAAAGACCCGTTTAACGACGAAATCCAATCTGCCGACGATGTGTATATGACACCGGATGTGCGTTATGTGCGCGAGGCGATGTTTCAGACGGCCTGCCACGGTGGTTTTGTGGCGGTGGTCGGCGAAAGCGGCGCGGGCAAATCGACTTTGCGCGAAGACCTGCAAGACCGCATCAACCGAGAAGGCCGTCAAATTATCATGATCGAGCCGTATGTGCTGGCGATGGAAGACAACGACCAGAAAGGCAAAACGCTGAAGGCGGTGCATATTGCCGAAGCGATTTTGGCAGCGGTTGCGCCGAATGTATCGCCAAAACGCAGCCCCGAAGCACGTTTTGCCCAAATCCACCGCGCCTTGCAGGAATCGGCTAAAGCGGGCAACCGCCATGTTTTAGTAATCGAAGAAGCCCACGGCCTGCCGATTCCCACGCTGAAACACCTGAAGCGCTTTTTTGAATTGAAATCGGGCTTTGAACGCCTGCTGGGGATTGTGTTAATCGGCCAAACCGAGCTGGCGCAAAAGCTCTCGGAAAACAACCCGGCGGTGCGCGAAGTGGTGCAGCGTTGCGAAGTGGTAACGCTCTTGCCATTGACCGACGGCAAGCTGGCGGGCTACCTGAAACACAAATTCGAACGCGCCGGCGGCGACTTGGCCAAAGTGATGGACGAGAGCGCGATTGATGCGGTGGCCGAGCGGCTGACCGTCAAGAGCCGTACGGCCAAAGGCACGGAACTCAACAGCCTGCTGTATCCGCTGGCGGTGAATAATCTGGTGAGCGCGGCGATGAATATGGCGGCTGAATTGGGCTTCGATAAAGTGGACGGCGATGCCGTGCGGGGGGTGTGA
- a CDS encoding transposase, with the protein MNPALIERLQAVDRQAESMGRGERSAYLKQQAAELGMSLATLYRKLEAVAVKPGRKRRSDAGKSELSLDEAKLISAVLMEAMRRNGKRLMAVRQAVEMLRANGKIEAARIDEETGEVLPLSESTIIRALREYKLHPDQLLQPDPVSRMKSEHPNHCWQIDPSLCVLYYLPRHGKDTGLRVMKEEEFYKNKPKNVVKIEQDRVWRYTGTDHASGTIAVRYYFGGETSANLCDFFIYMMQAKQDTLKDPFRGVPRMVMLDPGSANTSAAFKNLCKSLDVHVQINRPGNPRAKGQVEKANDIVETAFESGLRFTEVNDIDQLNGLAERWMRYYNGTQIHSRHGMTRYQAWNKIKAEQLILPPPADYCRELAVSAPKEAKVSPDLEIRFGGRVYSVKDIKGVLVGQKLLVAKNPWETDGARVATFDADGHETWVAVPQVVFDEMGFRADAAVIGEEYKAPSHTESQQHAKELDKLAMDAETLEQAAAKRKGKAVPFGGELDPYKHQEDTLAARNTLYIERSGQQMDYNRMEVAEQVLSKVEMAKLLKPRIEAAGGDWKQAVALITKQYPDGVAASQLEAVFNQLKTAGRLKLHKTA; encoded by the coding sequence ATGAATCCGGCATTAATCGAACGCCTGCAGGCGGTGGACAGGCAGGCGGAAAGCATGGGGCGCGGTGAGCGCAGCGCCTACCTGAAGCAGCAGGCGGCGGAATTGGGCATGAGTTTGGCCACGCTCTACCGCAAGCTGGAAGCGGTGGCGGTCAAGCCCGGGCGCAAACGCCGAAGCGATGCGGGCAAGTCGGAATTGAGCCTTGATGAAGCCAAGCTGATTTCGGCGGTGTTGATGGAGGCCATGCGGCGCAACGGCAAGCGGCTGATGGCGGTGCGGCAGGCGGTGGAAATGCTCCGTGCCAACGGCAAAATCGAAGCGGCGCGAATTGATGAGGAAACGGGCGAAGTGTTGCCCTTATCGGAATCCACCATTATCCGCGCTCTGCGTGAATACAAGTTGCACCCCGACCAGCTGTTGCAGCCCGACCCCGTCAGCCGCATGAAATCGGAACATCCGAACCATTGTTGGCAAATCGACCCGAGTTTGTGTGTGCTCTATTACCTGCCGCGACACGGCAAAGACACGGGGCTGCGGGTGATGAAAGAGGAAGAGTTTTACAAGAACAAGCCGAAAAACGTGGTGAAAATCGAGCAAGACCGCGTGTGGCGATACACCGGCACCGACCATGCCAGCGGCACGATTGCGGTGCGCTACTACTTCGGCGGCGAGACCAGCGCGAACTTGTGCGATTTCTTTATCTACATGATGCAGGCCAAGCAGGATACCTTGAAAGACCCGTTTCGCGGCGTACCGCGCATGGTGATGCTTGATCCCGGCAGCGCGAATACCTCGGCGGCATTTAAAAATCTGTGCAAATCGCTGGACGTGCATGTGCAGATTAATAGGCCGGGCAATCCGCGTGCCAAAGGGCAGGTGGAAAAAGCCAACGATATTGTCGAGACGGCCTTTGAAAGCGGCCTGCGCTTTACCGAAGTAAACGACATCGACCAGCTCAACGGCTTGGCGGAACGCTGGATGCGCTACTACAACGGCACGCAAATCCACAGCCGCCACGGTATGACCCGCTATCAGGCGTGGAACAAAATCAAGGCCGAGCAGCTGATACTGCCGCCGCCTGCCGATTACTGCCGCGAGCTGGCGGTGAGCGCACCGAAAGAAGCGAAAGTGTCGCCCGATTTGGAAATTCGCTTCGGCGGCCGCGTGTACAGCGTGAAGGACATCAAGGGCGTGTTGGTCGGTCAGAAACTGCTGGTGGCCAAAAATCCTTGGGAAACCGACGGCGCACGCGTGGCAACGTTTGATGCAGACGGCCATGAAACATGGGTGGCCGTGCCGCAGGTGGTGTTTGACGAGATGGGTTTCCGCGCAGACGCGGCGGTGATTGGCGAAGAGTACAAAGCCCCGAGCCATACGGAATCGCAGCAGCACGCGAAAGAACTCGACAAACTGGCGATGGACGCGGAAACGCTGGAACAGGCGGCAGCCAAGCGCAAAGGCAAGGCAGTCCCCTTCGGCGGCGAACTTGACCCCTACAAGCATCAGGAAGACACGCTGGCCGCGCGCAACACGCTCTATATTGAGCGCAGCGGCCAACAGATGGACTACAACCGCATGGAAGTGGCCGAGCAGGTGTTGAGCAAGGTGGAAATGGCCAAGCTGCTGAAGCCGCGTATCGAAGCCGCAGGCGGTGATTGGAAGCAGGCAGTCGCCTTAATCACCAAACAATATCCGGACGGCGTGGCCGCCAGCCAATTGGAAGCGGTATTTAACCAACTGAAAACGGCAGGCCGTCTGAAATTACACAAAACCGCTTAG
- a CDS encoding winged helix-turn-helix domain-containing protein: MSEKGTRLLKVFKALEAHPIIGISNKEISDGLGVSPAYVTRDLDDLIAEGLVVKLDNGNFAYSVKTLQIAERFRQQQERLTTRLKELEQRIG, translated from the coding sequence ATGAGTGAGAAAGGTACACGGCTGCTGAAGGTGTTTAAGGCTTTGGAAGCTCACCCGATTATCGGTATCAGCAACAAAGAAATTTCAGACGGCCTCGGTGTTTCGCCGGCGTATGTGACCCGCGATTTGGACGATCTGATTGCTGAAGGCTTGGTGGTCAAACTGGATAACGGCAATTTTGCCTACAGCGTGAAGACTTTGCAGATTGCGGAACGTTTCCGTCAGCAGCAGGAACGATTGACGACACGTTTGAAAGAATTGGAACAACGAATTGGCTAA
- a CDS encoding DNA-binding protein → MAITVEKLKENFAKNGQTLAQWARENGFKPRDVYLVVGGQRKGNYGKGHEIAVKLGLK, encoded by the coding sequence ATGGCTATAACTGTTGAAAAACTAAAAGAAAATTTTGCTAAAAACGGCCAAACGCTGGCGCAGTGGGCAAGAGAGAACGGCTTTAAGCCGCGCGATGTGTATCTTGTCGTGGGCGGACAGCGTAAAGGCAATTACGGCAAGGGGCATGAAATTGCCGTCAAACTGGGGCTGAAATAA
- a CDS encoding helix-turn-helix domain-containing protein, with protein sequence MISKSLFGNRLKEKRKFLGLTQAQAAEKAGIERETWGKYERGVFMPSGDVLLSFLNMGIDVSSLFAAEKEIRPSENSEISKEESELLGYYREASDLGRAVILSAARGAEKKAASSTDKVSNG encoded by the coding sequence GTGATTTCTAAATCTCTTTTTGGTAATCGTTTGAAAGAAAAAAGAAAGTTTTTAGGTTTAACCCAAGCACAAGCTGCTGAAAAAGCAGGTATTGAGCGCGAAACATGGGGAAAATACGAACGAGGCGTATTTATGCCTAGTGGAGATGTATTGCTCTCTTTTTTGAATATGGGAATAGATGTAAGCAGCTTGTTTGCTGCCGAAAAGGAAATTAGGCCGTCTGAAAATTCCGAAATTAGTAAGGAAGAATCAGAGTTATTAGGTTATTACCGCGAAGCCAGCGATTTAGGACGGGCTGTCATTTTGAGTGCCGCGCGCGGAGCAGAGAAAAAAGCCGCATCTTCGACTGATAAAGTGAGTAACGGATAA